In Vanacampus margaritifer isolate UIUO_Vmar chromosome 6, RoL_Vmar_1.0, whole genome shotgun sequence, the DNA window TAAATGGCATATTTTAAAGTGATGACTTTCGTATTGAAATGAGAAGTTATCAGTGATAGGTTTGActttagcattattattatcctTAAATGGTGTTTAACGGTGGCATTTCTTAACACAAGTCCAGTcctatttaaaaatagattttggagGCCTGGGGTGACCTCGGAGaccttgtttatttttattttttattattgatttagatttttgccGCATGTGTAATTGCTCGAGTCTCTTTAAAGTCTTTGTCCCTTTACACTCTATTATGCTCTTTACAGTTTCTTCTTCTAATTGATTCCAGTTCTGGTCACTGCTGTGCATCTTCTTTTTCAatctgaaatatttttaaacgcTTGGCCTCATTTGTAAAACAACAGCGTATGTATGTTGATTTGTATGACACAAAAAGGACTGCCAGTGATCTGAACCGAAAataattgcttaaaaaaaaaattatacaaactTTATTGAAAATATACAAGGAATGGGCTCCATGCTATTTCCTTAGtataaacaacattttattcttagcttcttcttttttgcggAATGCGTAAGTCaaatttgtcacattttaatgCGATAACTTCTCATGTTACAATGTAAAACgtacaaatttaaaatttaataaaaataacttgcaAAAACCTATTGGGGAAAATTGTTCcaaaattttttctttaattattaataactattattattttggtggtttgtgtgtttgcagcCTCGTCACGCAAATTGTATGAGAAGAAGCTGCAGAAGCTTCTGGAAGAGCCGGCGGCCGACGCCGACGTCCCCGCCGACGTCACCGCCGACGTCACCGTCCTCCCCAAAGCCGACGCCAACCAGAACGGCAACACCAACTCCGACCAGTACAGTGACAAGGAAGATGGTGACTATTTGCTTTTGGATGATCCCTTTTCATCCTGCAGAAGAAATTCACACTTAGGCATATTCCACAATACAGACAAGCCCAGGAAAAGCAAAAGGCTTGCAGAATTATGTatgaggggtgtcaaaattttacTCACACAAAGTAGCTtaacacattgaaatgaatggaagtgccattaatccgttccagtccTGATAAAATATGTATAATTGCAAACGCTTTTTaataagaaatatttaaaacatttacgggtatcaaaattagtgcgttcattttgagttcatttaaagttcctttaatgccactatttttttattttcttatttatttcccCTTACTAGGAAAGCCTGTATTGGGGCAATCctagtcgcaacgcagcagacacgtccacgtcaacatttagcagtaataaatctaataataatgcatatatttgtggagactggggtcaagttgtattttaccttatttttttgtgcagaattttacatgttacttcatgttaaagattagatagctcttaatatgaaaagaaaaatgcactgagctgtcaccgttttacaaatgcaattatgccatctagtggcagaaaaattaccaacacaaatcaatatcacacttgttttttttttacagtaaagtacaattttaaattttaacaaaattgtgTGAATTATCAATGACTAAACAATGCTGCCAtgtcagtttaacatttttctcacttttatgtttaaagtatgaaaacttatattttattgtacaaaatttgtatggaggtaaatatggtgcttctacttgtaaaaaaaaaaggggagtttgtagtaaaaaaaaaagaaaattgtacgtgtacatttaataataatgcatatatttgtggagactgaggtcaaggtttttattttattttatatatttttttaaatgtgcagaatttcaccagttacttaatgttaaagattagatagctcttattaTGAAAAGAAGAATACActaagctgtcaccaatgtcttacaaatgcaattatgccatctagtggcagaaaaacacaaataaaagatcactcgtttttttaacagtacattacatcttttcaattttaactaaattttatgaatttttacgaaattactgtatcaatgactaagatgtagccatatttccacttaacaagcgtatgaaaacttaggggaaaagacatgttattgtacatttcaaacagatataaaattttcaattaatcatgagattaattacgatgacaaatctTAATGGCCTGACAACCCTAGTATATAAAATGTTGTGTATGTTCCAGAGGAAATTAGCAGCACTGAACCCGAGCCAGTCCCCGTAGTGGAGAAGCCCGTGCGCAGCAGAGGGAAAACCCCGATGACCGTGCGGACCAGCAGCAGACGGCAAATCAAGGTgaacgcggcggcggcggcaataCGTTGACGTTTTGTTGTTGGTGGCATCAAATGGTTCCAAATTGTCGCTGGCAGACGGTGGAGGAGGTGGCGGTCGCTGAAGGCACCCCCGTCAAGATCTACGACAGCGTAGTGGAAGATATTCTGGCCAATGAAATCAGCACGCCAACAGGCATCAGGTAGACGGACAGGAAGTGAGCTTGACTTGGAGCAATGACGCTAGAATTGCGCTTTGACAATTGAGACGCAAAAATGActcataacaataataatatgaagGGTGAGAAATACAATTCATAGTTGACCTCACGCCAAATAttgacttgttttttgtttggtcggtgttttttaactttctggtTTGATTTCTAGTATACGTTGACTTTTGacgttgatttaaaaaaagaaatcttaaTTTGCTGCTTTTTACAAGGATTTTTGTGTTTACTGTGTTTTAATTATtaggtgatttttttctttcacttccatttttttatcttttaaaaaagcaatacatatttttcaaattttttaaactttcatttttgtttttaaacaattacggtgtttttttattttataaaaacataggttgttgtttttttttaaacatttattgcttttttgttaattttttacattcaaaATTTGCTTAAAATGAACTAATATGGCAACagatgtaataaaaaataatggtattttatttttaaattttgttgtgCCTTTGCGCTTTGTAGAAAAttatgaagtaaaaaataaaattcatataaaatatgcaaaaaggtccttcaacattttttttaaactttttttaatgagtttatTTTCTGCATTTTAACCCTTTTTATACTTGTCTTTTTATATATCTATTCGTTATTTGCATTACCACCAGCACTCCCATAGACTATTCAAAGTGTAAGTTGATACTTGGACGCTAACTTGCGTTTGTGTGGCCCACAGCGCCACCTGCAGGCGTCCCATCCGAGGAGCGGCGGGCCGACCGCTCAAACCCAGCGAATACTGGCTGGACGAGACGCGCGTGCGTCACAGCGTCCACACCGAGAACCGCTCCTACTCCGAGTCCTTCTCCAGGGGGGTCGGCGCGGCGCCCTCGTTCCCCTCCATGGGCAAAGCCCCGGTGCGCCGCGGCGTCCTCTCCTTCCTGTTGAAGCTCACTCTCCTCCTCGTGGCGCTGGTCTGCGGCGCGCTTTACCTGCTCTACAACCATGCGGATGTGGCTGGCTTCCTCCCGGACGGCGCTGTGGAGAGTTTACGTGATGTCGCCCAGAATCTCGGCGCCTACCTGGGCCTCGGCGACAAGTGAAAGGCGTAAGGTCTCGCTCGCCTCGGCCGCTACCGCCTCCCCTGCCGCACTTACAGAACTGCGTTCAAACCACACTGAACAAAAACTGGCCTCAAATCACGTGCCACGCAAGCTGGCCTCAAACCGCATTCGATTCAAGTGGGTTCAAACTACATTCATCAAAACTGCATTTGAACCACAGTCTGCAAAAGTGGCCTCAAATGACGTTCAAGTAAAAGTAGATTCAAGCCACATTGAACAAAACTGGCTTCAAACCGTTTTAGAAAGTGTGGCTGCAAACAAAACTGGTTTCAAACCGTTTTTGCCAAAATACTTTTGGCAAAACTGGTTTCAAACTGCTTTTATCAAAAGTGGCTCCACACTAGACTTGGAGGCAACTAAGTGGACCACAATAATTGGTCAACAGAAACATTTTCTGACTCAACCGACGTACTCCAGCAACAAATGTCGGCTTGctcaaacatgaaaaagattCCAAGGTTTGGGGTCACtttaaactaaaacaggaaCGATGCAATTAATGGAGTAATCGACAGGAcaatcgattctaaaaagattCAGTAATGTCAGTGacttcaaaaacaattttcatcAAAAGTGGTATTGAGTGCAAACCACACCCAAGAAAAGTGAATTTGAACCACTTTCAACAAAAAGCCTGGTTTCAACCCACTTTGAACAAAACTGATTTCTCCACATCGGTCACTTGGAATCACAGATTCCAACTTCATACCCGTCACGTGCAGCGCAGCAGACAGGTGGCGCCACCAGAGACTGATTTTAATGTccttttgattttcttttcttttttttttttttttttttttttttattaacctgTGAATCGTGGTCTTTACGTGTAAGTAGAGTTGAGTGGCCAGGGCCAGTTAATCCCCCTGCAtggttgtagttttttttcatggccATCTTTGTAGTTTTGTGAGCGACACGACGCCGCCGTTCCCGACAGTGAGGTGCCCCGCACAAAATGTCCGCCCGAGGTGTAGCGTAGTTAGCGTTGGCTAGCCTGCCCAGTGTTCGCTAGGCTAGCAAAttgcggttaaaaaaaaaaaagtttccgtGGGAAATTTCTGTGCTTTTGTAATCTCATTGTTTACCaacatttattgagccaaggtgCACATATTACAATAAGTATATACACTGACAACATCTTCACTTACAGGCGATTGAAATACATGGAAATTATTGTGCACAATAGTGGAACTTCGGTTTTTGCGATGAACCTTTTCCAGGAAGTCAAATGGAACAAAAGCCAAAGCTGTCATTCCCATagaaagaaagacacaaaaataTCAACCACAAAAGTCTATTTAGGGGTTAATGATAGTTTTACAAACAGAAAACAGCAGGAAATATAAATGGCGAGTCAACACAAGATGACAAATGGAAGACAACCAATCGAGGGTGCAGGATTATTCGTAACTTTGCGTTTACTTTTATCATACTTTGTCGTATTGTGGAAAAAAGTCTTCAACAGACGGCAAGGTCTCATTTTAACTCTGCAAAATGTAACTTTTCGTTCTTTGAGAGGCTCTCAGGACTTCATACAGAGATCCACGAGGTGTAAGTTCCTGTCAAAAGtcaggccttcaaaataaaagcaccccAATAAATTACCAGTTTCACAGCACTTTGTtttcagaataataataataatgcatcagattaaTATGGCGCTTATGCTTTTGCACACTGAAAGTGCTTACAACGGATGCATTATTCACATGCTCGCACCTTCACACTGGTGGCGgcaaagcagaggtggcaaatccaggtccacaaagtcaaaagactgccacagtttggctttagcccctagtgctagctagctagctgagcaggtaaatgagcaccaagagatgctagctagctagcatctgaggctaaagccaaactgtggcaggcttttgactttttgggcctggatttgccacctctgcgggAAAGTACGTAAGACGTAATCAACGTTCAGCCATTTCTGGGaaatgattgttttatttttctacaaaaaaaaacaaaaccaaaaaaaacacacacaaatgtgtgtgtggggtggggtgggggaggggggtcacAAATCAAGTTATATGGAAATGAGGGCATTCGAAAGCCGAAGTTCCACTGAATTCTGTCATGAACGACAACAGGTGGATTTgatcttctgccatctagtggaagaatgTCATAGTTGCGCCTGTCACCATCCGCCGCTGGCTTCGAAAAGGTCAGCAAAGACGACTTGTAGTAAAGAAATGTGAACTTTTGGGCCAATGAAGTGAAATAGGATCTTGATGATCTCCCCATCACGAGTCGCGTGACTCGTCGTCTTCATGGTGCTGGCGGAAATCGTGccctcttattttattttattttttaaaatttgttttgggTTGTAGTGCtcttttgtgcttttttgtttgtttgcgctTTTTTGAATGAGCTTTTGTCAACTCACGACTTCCTCCCACACTGCCGGCATTTGCCACCAGGACGTCACAAACCCCTCGCCGAGATTTTGTAATCCAGCGTCAGCACCTAATTGACCCGTTTCAACACTCCAGCCAGGATGCGGGAATAAGCCTccattttgatatttttctaaaaatggtgcattgcaatgttttttggtgtgtttattTTCCGAGCACCCTTGAAGGTAATGCCAAAAAAGCAATACGGAagactcgcacacacgcacgagtGACTCAGCATCTTCTTAATTTGACATCTCCAGGCAGCTTCCCCACAATGGACACAAATATTATTGGAGTTATGTGGGTATGGATTTTGAATCGTATTTATGATCAATTAGGAAATGTATCATGAAATAAACGTCATCCTTAGCAAATGTTCTCTTCTGTTGTCTTTTATTTACAATCGTCATAATGAGCATCAATTAAAAATTGACCAATCGTCACTTTGGCCCATATTCTCTGTACACTTTTCATCTACACGCACACAATTCCGGTCTTCAAGGTCCGGATTCCTGctggttttagatgtttccgcgcactagcacacctgattcatataatcagcatgcctgataacgatcctgattgtTAGTATcgggtgtgttggtaggcgaaAACATcttaaacctgcaggactccggaccttgtggaccggaattggtgagaCCTGGtctagggtgaccagatgtccTGTATAATTGTGACAGTCCCGTTTTTTAGCCTTATGTCGCAGACCAGCGGGTTTTGCCAGCCCCGTCGTTTTGGCCCGTTTCGACCTCcccgttttttaattattttgtctttttttttggggggggggggggggggtcccatCAGCAAAGCACTTGTTTGGACCATGTGTATATCAATGGCACAGTTGTCTTAGTGGTTCACACGATAAAAATGGAATTTAACTAAAAAACGAACTAAATTCCTACCAATTTATGTTTGCGTTCTCATTCTTGTCTGTATCAAATTGCTAgcaggtgtttgttttttgttcaactgaagcttaaaaaaaagaatgatgggaaatgtagttctactagcctaatgctgcagTCAATAGCTGGcggaacagagaaaaaaaaaagttggattatGAAAAGTGCGTTGACTTGTTTAGCCCATTTCAACTGTCAATCACgatagcattagctaaagcaataaaataaggtcaccagattgactggCGAAGAGCGATGAATTGAAGATTGGAATTTTTAAAGAGTTCTGGGTGAGAATTGATTGCATATTTTATTTCTGGCCAAATGGACGATTATTTTCCTCTTAAAACGTTATCATCAGAGAAACCCGAAGTTTCTGACGCtatgaaagtaccctgaatgcaccgttTTGTTTGCGtcgcattagcaactagcaagtatGTAGCGTAAGTTCTTCTGTTGTCCTtaaagctgtttaatgacatccagttggagttaactgtaaaactaaacacatgacGATAAGAATTACATTCACTttaaataccccccaaaaatatttgttttaaaaacatcgctagcctagtgctaatgctaaaagcgaaaggaggatcccattcaaatgctaacaggaagttagcatcgacttcgggagtgtttttctttcaaataacgaatattctcacatacacacacacacacacacacatgctgtgggaacacaattttatgcaataataataattattattttaaataattgacagaTGAATGGGTAATTGATGGAATTGAGAGGCCAGCTGTAAATGCTGACGTTTTCCTGAGATTTGACGGAACGTGTCTGCGTCTCTCGGCTGATTTGGGACGGCCTTGGCGGACCCCCCAGAAGATAAAGTGGCTCGGGACCGACAGAAGTTTGGTCTGCTGACCTTGGATACgctcaacaaaaaaatgttggcatGATTTGAAATTTCAGCACGGTCAAGGTTTGGTGGTGGAcatctaatgaaaaaaaacaaaacaatatctccAACTTTGTATGAGTTGTCTGTTGTTGTTCCTGGTCAGGTCTCAGGTGATGAGCCCGTCAAGTGATACCTTGGAAGAGGCTTATGGCGAATTAATTGTGGCAGGCTGCAGGCGGAAACAACCGGCGCAGACAAACCAGCGAGAGACGGCGCGAGTGGAGACCAGAAGAATTTCCGAGCAACAGCAAGCAACTTCTGTCCTCCATCCAGGTGAGTTGCTTTTATCCAGGTGAGCTCAGACTGCGTCTCCAAAACGACAATGAAAACAATTTGGGAATGAAATCCGTCGTCCAATCAGAATTCATTTCATGTTTGAATGAATGAGTCCAAAGTGTTTTGTGATGGGAAGCCAGTCTTGCGTTTCCGTGCCAAGGTCACGGGTCACATTTTGAAGCCTTCAAATGTTTGCCCGTTAATCCAATTGAATTTTTGCAAATGCGTGCGCGACCAATCGTAATAACTCATATTGAAACTATTAGAGAAATTCTGAATTCTAGTTACATAATGTTGTGAAAATTGTCCATATTTTTGGGATTCATTTGAGCAAATGCCTCACATTTAATATGAAATAGTGGAAAAAGATTAGCAACTTGGCATAAACGTAATGATAAACTATATTTACTATAAACAAAAGAGTGAAGACGACATTCATATTGAAATATTGCTGTTATCATGTAATGTCAATTTACATCCTACTGATTAGCATCAAGTAGATTTTACGCAATCATGTTCATATTTCAGTACGGCATATTTAATATCATACACAAATggaatcattttgttttgatgtcaGCTGTTCCTCTATTGTTAGTGCAACGatacacatttcatttcaatttgatggatggatttctTCATGAAGGTGATTGGATTTAGTGGCGTGCGCAAGTTGCGCTTCTTGATGATTGGATGCGATCCAAAGAAGCAAGATGGCAGCAGGTGGAGGCCGCGTCAAGGGATTGCGCCACCGGAACTCTTTTAGACGTCCGTCTCGAGGCTCAAAGTCAAGTTTGGCAGGCGCATCTCAAAAGACGCTTGCTCTTTTGCTGTCCAGTGCGTGTGAGGCTGCACATGATGCACACAAAGATCACGTGTCAAACATTTGCCACATCTGCATATgttgacttatttatttatttattttatttttgtcatggtGATCAtcttttgaaactttttacGAAGCCTGACCAAAAGCCCAAATGAGATAGCGGCGgtatacagggaacttttcatttctgCATTTATGTAAACTTGCGCTTTATAAAAGAtcatgctgacactgggaacactttttatgtataaaaataataataataaaaaaaacaattaagaaatgatgttgacattttggaaaactttacagagctatttacttgcttagtttttaattttctgtatCTTAAAGTGTTTAAACAAAATCTTTGAAACAAAGTGgctttatgtttaaaatgaaaagaaaaagtcattaaaaatgttttacgctattattttctcttttaatgCAAGAGTATCGGCGTGAAATATCAATCATCGGCCGCCTTGACTTTTTGGGCCTGTTTTTCTCTAACGATGTGATCCGTTTCCTCCCAAACGTCCGCCGCGGCAGCGTCTGTTTTTGGACCTCGAAGCGTCGCAAATGTGGCCGTCGCTGCAGCAGCTGATCATCCCCACGTGCGGGGGCGCGCCCGAGCCCCCCCGCAACAAAGTGACGGTGGTGGGGGTGGGCCAGGTGGGCATGGCCTGCGCCGTCAGCATCCTGCTCAGGGTGAGTGATCGTGCGCTATTATGGGATGCGTCGCGCTTGTGGCtagcgcgtgtgcgcgtgcgtgcgtgcgtgcgtgcgtgcgtgcgcaggaACTGGCGGACGAGCTGGCCCTGGTGGACGTGATGGAGGACAAGTTGAGGGGCGAGATGATGGACCTTCAGCACGGAAGCCTCTTCCTCAAAACCGGCAAAATTGTGGCCGATAAAGGTCAGGTGGCATTTCGGGCTCGACGAGTCCAATCCGCTGACTGGTATCGGATCCCGTTTGCGTGTCAGACTACTCGGTGACGGCCGGCTCGCGCGTGGTGGTGCTGACAGCGGGCGTGCGTCAGCGGGAGGGCGAGAGCCGACTGGACCTGGTGCAGAGGAACGTCGCCATTTTCAAGCGCGTGGTCCCGCAGATCGTCGCGCACAGCCCCGACTGCGTCATCGTCGTCGTGTCCAACCCGGGTAAAAACTTTCTTGTCGTgcattctttctttttggaatccgcatacacacacatttacattcagtcaagatctttttttgttattgtccctttgttttgtatgtttttttttttttatgaatgtctGTTATgggtatttatatatttttagtgctgttaaagcgttaactgattaattgatcacaaaaaaatcatcgcattaatcatgaattaacgcagattaa includes these proteins:
- the tmpob gene encoding thymopoietin b; this encodes MAEFLEDPSVLTKDKLKNELAANNVALPSGEHKKEVYVQLYLKNLTAQNNKRSPPADTFSSDDELPTPVVSNKSRSGRKATKKTDKPRFEVEVTELTDDDLRLHLAKYGVVVGPVVASSRKLYEKKLQKLLEEPAADADVPADVTADVTVLPKADANQNGNTNSDQYSDKEDEEISSTEPEPVPVVEKPVRSRGKTPMTVRTSSRRQIKTVEEVAVAEGTPVKIYDSVVEDILANEISTPTGISATCRRPIRGAAGRPLKPSEYWLDETRVRHSVHTENRSYSESFSRGVGAAPSFPSMGKAPVRRGVLSFLLKLTLLLVALVCGALYLLYNHADVAGFLPDGAVESLRDVAQNLGAYLGLGDK